A stretch of DNA from Brachyhypopomus gauderio isolate BG-103 chromosome 7, BGAUD_0.2, whole genome shotgun sequence:
ATGAAAATGctaaattttgtgtgtgtgtgtgtgtgtgtgtgtgtgtaggatgaggGTAAAAAAGCTCCCCATGATCTTGGCACTACATCTAAAGAGGTTTAAGTACATGGAGCAGTTGCAGCGCTATACTAAGCTAAGCTACCGCGTGGTCTTCCCTTTGGAACTCCGCCTCTTCAACACATCTGGAGATGCAACCAATCCCGAGAGGCTTTATGATCTCGTTGCTGTGGTGGTGCATTGTGGGAGGTTAGTTTTAGGGAGTGGGGCACTGATGACTTTCAGAGACTTTGTAGCCTTTTTGAACTTGTTTCAACTTCCTGATGGATATTTTTCTGGTTATGTTGACAGTGGTCCAAATCGCGGACACTACATTGCTATTGTAAAGAGTCATGACTTCTGGCTGCTGTTTGATGATGACATTGTAGAGGTAAGATGCTTCATCTAATTACTTGTAAAGGCAACAAAATATCCAATAATCCAAAGCAGCGTTCAAACGCCTGTGATGTTTATTGTTTAAAGTAGATTTTGGTTTGTTCCTTTTTGCAGAAGATTGATGCCCAGGCAATAGAAGAGTTCTATGGGCTTACCTCGGAAATCTCCAAGAACTCAGAGTCGGGCTATATTCTGTTCTACCAGTCCAGAGACTGATTGTTCAGAGGAGTGCCCCCTCATGGACACCTGGAGAACAGGCCTGCCTGCATTCACAGAGGTGTTGCGTCCCACCTGAGCAGACTGGCTCAGTTACGACAGCTCTGCCAAGccctgccccacccccacctgtccctgccttccccCACCAAGTCTGAATGGGAGTCTGGATATGATGCTGTCGCAGGGTTGTCTCAACATTGTGTGAAGGCTGTGTGTACATTGTGAGATTGCTTCATCACACTGGCTGAGTTGTTATAAAGCAGAAATGTGTTAAATGTAACAGCTTGTATGATATGACAGGCATCTACTGTCCATGCTGCAACCTTAATAAGCCTATGAGTTTGATTTGACCAAAGGCTTGTGCATGGGGAAAAAGGGGTGTATCctaaagagaggggaggggctatgAGCTCAAAATATGGGGGCTTTGTGGGTTATGTATTTCTACCTTGTACAGAGtggtatttgtataaatattataaaattataataataatactgatATAGGTGAAAACAAAGATTGAAACTGAAAATATGTATAACACTATGGTGCACTTTTGATACAGTTTTGTAGGTGTTGGCAGGTTTATGTGAGGGTTTGCTTGAGCCAGCCTGTTGTGAAATAATTTTCTGttttaaagaaaaagaaataaagtGTATAGATCAAGACATTCACATGTCCTAGTTCATGAGAAGAAATGAACATATTGCAAATGGTTGTGACCCGTTGAATCTAGTTTCATTTACAATTTATGTTGGGTGAACTATTTTAAGTATTTTAGGAAGAGAATCTTGGGTAACAGCTGGAAAATGTGAGTGTGCCTCCTGTGACATCAGACGAGTCCCCTTACTCCTGCAGCTGGAAAACGTGAGTGTGCCTCCTGTGACATCAGACGAGTCTCATAACTCCTGCAGCTGGAAAATGTGAGTGTGCCTCCTGTGACATCAGACGAGTCCCCTAACTCCTGCAGCTGGAAAACGTGAGTGTGCCTCCTGTGACATCAGACGAGTCTCATAACTCCTGCAGCTGGAAAACGTGAGTGTGCCTCCTGTGACATCAGACGAGTCTCATAACTCCTGCAGCTGGAAAATGATGTGAGTGTGCCTCCTGTGACATCAGACGAGTCCCCTAACTCCTGCAGCTGGAAAACGTGACTGTGCCTCCTGTGACATCAGACGAGTCTCATAACTCCTGCAGCTGGAAAACGTGAGTGTGCCTCCTGTGACATCAGACGAGTCCCCTAACTCCTGCAGCTGGAAAACGTGAGTGTGCCTCCTGTGACATCAGACGAGTCTCATAACTTCTGCAGCTGGAAAACGTGAGTGTGCCTCCTGTGACATCAGACGAGTCTCATAACTCCTGCAGCTGGAAAACGTGAGTGTGCCTCCTGTGACATCAGACGAGTCTCATAACTCCTGCAGCTGGAAAACGTGAGTGTGCCTCCTGTGACATCAGACGAGTCTCATAACTCCTGCAGCTGGAAAACGTGAGTGTGCCTCCTGTGACATCAGACGAGTCTCATAACTCCTGCAGCTGGAAAACGTGAGTGTGCCTCCTGTGACATCAGACGAGTCTCATAACTCCTGCAGCTGGAAAACGTGAGTGTGCCTCCTGTGACATCAGACGAGTCTCATAACTCCTGCAGCTGGAAAACGTGAGTGTGCCTCCTGTGACATCAGACGAGTCTCATAACTCCTGCAGCTGGAAAACGTGAGTGTGCCTCCTGTGACATCAGACGAGTCTCATAACTCCTGCAGCTGGAAAACGTGAGTGTGCCTCCTGTGACATCAGACGAGTCTCCTAACTCCTGCAGCTGGAAAACGTGAGTGTGCCTCCTGTGACATCAGACGAGTCTCATAACTCCTGCAGCTGGAAAACGTGAGTGTGCCTCCTGTGACATCAGACGAGTCTCATAACTCCTGCAGCTGGAAAACGTGAGTGTGCCTCCTGTGACATCAGACGAGTCTCATAACTCCTGCAGCTGGAAAACGTGAGTGTGCCTCCTGTGACATCAGACGAGTCTCATAACTCCTGCAGCTGGTTTGAAAGCAGAACCACAACCCTGGTTTGGTACCAGTCCAGTTTTAGGTCAAGGACACTTTCCAGCCACCGGGTGCAGAATGTAAGTGACCTGCGTCAGCTTGTGTATCCAGCACTCTTCTGAATGGGTTGTCCAGTAATCACTCAAGTCCTCCGAGTAGGTCCACTTGAGGTTCACGATGGCTCCACGCATTGCCTGTTAGGGGCTCAATCAATTCACCTTTGTCGTTTCAGTGGTAGATGCGAGATGTAACGTGTTTTGATTGGACACTTAATCAAATACGGAGAAATAAAATTAGCAGGATCCACATAAGATCGTAAGAGGCAGGGATTAATTTAGATGTTTATAGTTCTGTACACGTTTCGAAAGGATGTATTGAACATGTGGGTATATGCGTAACCTGTCTGGTGCGTAGACGTGAGACTGAAGGGTGCAGATTGATGCAGGGCGTCGAAGGGTTACAGCGGATGGAGGAAAATGGGAGAAAAGCGGGATGAAaaaacgggtgtgtgtgtgtgtgtgtgtgtgtgtgtgtggagggggttgaCACAGATCAGTGTGCTGTTAATAGCACGTGCCTAGAATAGCAGTCAAAAGGGAGCGCTGAGCAAGTGAGCAACTTGCAAGAAAGGCAGTCTGACACTTTTTCACGATTTCACACAAACGTACCCAAATGACATGTTCAGTCATACCAACTGTTGAGGACCCGTGTGGAACATGTATGCGCAGTAATGTCAGAGATCCTACCATCCGTAATTTCAAAATCAGCCACATCAATATTGCCATAGGCAGAGCGAAGTTTTAATGTTACTAGGAAGACCATCATTTAAAAACTGGAGAGTGGCAATAGGATGAAGAGGATGTGATTGACAACCCCCAAGCCCCACTGATGCCACATGGACCACTGAGTGAACGCGCGTCACTCCTCGAGACTCCGTCTTCCAGCATCCTTGCAGACACCGTAGCTGCATGACTGCGGGTTCATCTCCCAACAATAAGGTGACGGTCGCTGTGACCGAATCAGGCCCCTCTAGAAACCTAGTGTTACCCCTCCCTGCGTCTTCGCTATCCGCAGTCGGCGGCGATGATCGTCCATCGCTTCTGGATGTAGCTCCCCCTCCGGAGGAACGATTAACCGAACACAGCATCAGCGGTTCCGCCTGTCGCGCGCGCCGAGCCCGTGGGCGCTGCACCTGCAACCATCTCCGTCGGTAACATGGAGCGACGCGAGAGCTTCTAAACGGGAGCCTCTCCTCCAAGAGTCAAGGTAGGGTGGACTCCTGACTGCAACACAGAGAGGACTTGATGAATGGGGGAGCGATCTTTCTAAGGAAATGAATGAACGCCTAGCGCATTTAGACGGGGGTTTGCGACCAGACGCACTGGCTGGGTGATTTCAGTTAGATGTGAGGAGGCTTTTACAGACGCAGCGGTTCGGGGATTTGATATAAGCGTTAGGCTGCACGGTTGCAGTGCAGTGCTGGGCGCGGAGCCCTGTTTTAGGATGGGCTATTATGAAACCTCACAGCCGCTGGCCTACAGAGATGCAACGGCATCTTTCGGTGAAAAGAATGCGTTTCTGTCGTCTCTGCATGGGCAAAAAGTACGAAATTCTAATAATGTTACAGACACACGCGAAAACAAAGGTcgaaactgaaaaaaaatatattatatacgTCAAGAGAAATTTAACTGTTGTTTCATGTAGGCTATATGTATTTTAATAATCCTAGACCTTCAAGGAAAAACAATCTTTCCTTGGTAATTGGAGATTATTGGAGATTTTAGGTTTTATATCTAAATGCATCACGGAGTGTTCGTAAGTGCAGTGTAATGATAGACCTTGGTGGTAGCATACTTAAAACCGTGTGACAAAGGCCTGTTTTCGTTTCACAAATGGTACCTTAAACTACAATATTAGGTCTAACGTGGTTAACTTGTAATGAGCTCATTTTGGAAGAGTAAAGAATGTTATTACAGCAATGATAACAGTAGGTCTAATGATAATGACAGTAATAGTAGGGTATTATTAACAGTCGTATGGATGATGTTAGACAATACTGCACTTATTCCATTCTAATCCCAAGTTTTAATTCATTCTAACAAGAGCGTTGAAACGCTGCTTCATGCTACACTCAGAGCAGACTCTACCAAACAGGTTGTTTGGCACGTTTATTCTGAGACTCAAAGTCCCCcaaaataagatttaaagcaacAAGTCAGGTGTGACTCATTAGGATCAGATTACAGGTTTGTCACagtttacatacacacaaacaatggaGGCGGTCGTCAGTTAGATTAAAAATGACTGTCTAATAAAAGTATGCACACAAATTAATTTACACTGAAAATATCTAAATGGTTGTATGCTCGGAGATAATTGTTAGTCTATTATTTTACTTAAAAGGTCATAAACTGCAAGCTATACTATTTATTCCTAGCTCAATGGTGTTTAATTTTTAATCACTTTCATAGCAAGCAACTGTGAAATGTCATTACCATGAAGTCAATAAATTGATTAGCACATATAAATATAACTGTACATGAAACCAGTGATCTGacatttcatgttttattcaGTCTTAAATCTCTGTTCTTTAGAGTAGATAACCTGATAGAATTTAGAAAGTTTGAAAGGATTTAGAATTTGAAAGTAAAACATAgcctaaaaaaataaatatttcagcCCACATTTTACCTAAAGAGAAATTAATATGCTTGATAACTGAATGCATTGCTATTGAAGCTCAACCAAGAATTTTCTTTGACGTTGCATTGATAAACCTCACGTTCATATATTGCAGTGACTTTGTTTGTAGGTTGGACATTAACCCAATTTTTCTTTGGGTTACAATTTCTTCTTTGCTTGATTGATCATGAATTTTAACTTTTTAAGTCAGTGTTACTCAGTTATAGTCATTTGACATTTCTGTCTTTTCTCCATACATGTGGAGCTCTAACATAAAACCCATATGTCAACACATATGCCGTACTTTACATTCACATGTTGCATTTTCTTTCAGACGGGAGGCACAATGAGTGAGGTGATGCCAGTTACCCCCAGCtggctgacccctgacccttccTGGGTCAGCAGTGGCGGGGGCATCCCGGAGAACGCCACAGCTGATGCGTACCCACCGGTGGGACTTCCCCCACAGCCGCCGGTCCCACCTCCCGCCGATCTTCTGGTGAACCCGTGGGACATCGTGCTGTGCACCTCGGGCACGCTGATAGCCTGCGAGAACGCCTTGGTGGTGCTGGTGATCTGGCAGAACCCGGCACTGCGTGCACCCATGTTCCTGCTCATCGGCAGCCTGGCGTTGGCCGACCTGCTGGCCGGCCTGGGCCTGGTGCTGCATTTCACCTTCGCCTACCTTCTGCGCTCAGACTCGGCCCAGCTGCTGACCGTCGGCCTGGTGGTGGCCTCCTTCTCGGCCTCCGCCTTCAGCCTGCTGGCCATCACCATCGACCGCTACCTGTCGCTGTACTACGCGCTCACGTACAACTCGGAGCGCACGGCCGCCTTCACCTACGCCATGTTGGTGCTGCTGTGGGGGGCCTCGCTGAGCCTGGGCCTGCTGCCCGTCACGGGGGTCAACTGCCTGAGCCAGGAGGTGACGTGCAGCGTGGTGTGGCCGCTCACCAAGAACAACGTGGCCGTGCTCTCCGTTTCCTTCCTGTTGCTCTTCGGCCTCATGCTGCAGCTCTACGTCCAGATCTGTAAGATCGTGATGCGGCACGCACACCAGATCGCCGTCCAGCACCACTTCCTGGCCGCCACGCCGCACTACGTCACCACGCGCAAGGGCGTCTCCACGCTGGCCATCATCCTGGGCACTTTCGCCGCCTGCTGGATGCCCTTCACCGTCTACTCGCTGATCGCCGACTACACCTACCCGCCCCTGTACACCTACGCCACGCTGGTGCCGGCCACATACAACTCTGTCATCAACCCTGTCATCTACGCCTTCCGCAATCAGGAGATCCAGAAGGCGCTGTGGTTGGTGTGTTGTGGGTGCATCCCCGCCAGCGTGGCCCAGCGGGCACGGACACCCAGCGATGTCTGACGCTGGCGTGTACCTCTGGACATGCAGCTAAGCTAAAGGGCTCAGAGCTGACCGTCGGAATGGTCAAAGCTTAGTGAAATTCCCTGTCTTCAGAGGCTGTAGAGGTACCCAGTCTCATCCCACAGGAATGGGGTGGGGCATGTTTttgaccccccctccccccttttgTCTTCCCCTTTCTGTAATGTAACTCAAACCACTGCCACACAACCTTTCCCTGACTATAACCCCAACAACTGCCACTAGTGTCTATGTTTGCATGGCGAGCAGATGTACATAAGATGTAGATAAACCTGCCCGGGCCTGTACTGATATATACTTTCTGGTGATGATGCGACTGCTTGCCTCGGTGCTACCTCGGGCCTCGGAGTAGGCTGTGAGGGGCCGCGCGAGCCTCGTTTCTTTAGTCTcgctgctgcattctgaacgTGCGCTGAAAACCAAGCGGGACGCTAAAAATAGCTCACGCGCTCAGTGATGCGCGCGCCGCGTCGTCCTGCGCGCACGTGAAAGAGACCGAAGAGAAACGCCTGTGTCGTTTTATCTCGCTCACCGTTTTGTTTTCGCTTTAAAACCCGCACCCAAGCGTGCCAGAATGTACGGTGCCCTACTAAAGCAGAAGACCATGAAGAGCTAAAGCCCGAAAGAGAACCACTTTATGAATACCAAACCCATCGAAGCCTTTATTTAGTACCACAGATTAACGTGTAATCGTTTTTTTTCCACATGTATCTCATGCATGTATGTGGGATGAAACGGACCGGGATGTGGAGTGAACTGAAGTGGTTCTCTTTAACTAGGGAGTTACGTGAACATAAATAAAGCTAAAGCTAGCTGTAGTGTAAGTTTGCTACGTGCGTGTTGGTTGAGTTTGATAGTGATTAAGTGACCATCTGTCCATCTGTTTTGCTTTGACGCTTACTGTTTTGATTGCAGAGAAGCTCAAACGTGATTGTTGTCATTCAGTCATCACTGTGCTGTGTTCAGACAATAATGAATTGAATAAAATTTATTGGTAAACACATCATAGAATATTTTAATCGGTGAAACCAACATATTCCAGTTTAAATATTCCAAAACAGTTAATATATACCAAAACAGACAGGcctcctaaaataaaaaaaaattgattaCTGATAACCCTTACCACCTAACCACTCTCCAGTCTTCCCAGAAAAAACAAAGAGGTGATAAGGAATACAACAGTGGCAAAATATATTACTTTTTTGCACAGTTCAACACTGTTGCATAAATCAGTGCAACTGCCTACTGTGGAACACCAGCTTTGCCAGTGCCAACTAGTCATGATCCTTCCCACCACTGAGGTAGGCTCCATCGGCAAGCAATAAGAACGATCGAAGCGTATCACCAATCATAGCAATACTCTAGCAGCAATAACAGCTCTGCCTGGCAGAATCAGCTCTGCAATCAAAAACAGTATAATCACATCCAAATTTCTTTAGTTGGAGAGTGACCTAAGGTCATTATGACGTCTAACTCTACCTTAAACCCGAGTAAAAGTGACACAAATCATGAACTGGTCAGATTACACGTCCAAAACTCCAGCTGTTCCACAGTTCCAGCTGTGATACCACTATCCCATGTTCATGTGCATGAGATTTCATAATGGAGGGTCCACGCTCCTATCTGTGGTCATTTACAAAATGATTGTTATCTTACAGAGTGACCTATCCAGCAGTGTGCAGTCACCATCTTTGACATGTACACATGtccatgttgtgttttttgttgCCGAAGTTTGATCGCATTGTTGCATCTGAGCTGCATggtggtgtgtgcgtgcatgcatgcttgtgtgtacagatgtgtgtTTTGTCTGTGAGCTGCACAGATGCTAGTGTGACTTCCTGAAGGAACATGGTGGTCAGGACGGACAGGGTCCTGCATGACTTCCCCAGAGACCTGCCAGAGACCTGCCTGGCTTAATCTGGCCACCAGTCTTCCCATCATTCAAAGAGGTGGTCTCAAAACCCTCGGCCTTCGGGTAGGATGGCctaatgacctttgacctgagtGACGTCTTCTATAGAGCTGTAAACGAGCTAAGGGAAGCTGTGTGCAGGTTTTCGTGAGGATCCTGTGAAacgaggatgatgatgatgttggtGATGACATGACTGTGATATTTTGTCAACAGAGCAACAAAATAGAGGACTCCCTGAGCATTGAAGAAGAATTTATTTTGGTATATTAATTGAAAGTCTCTATTTTTTGTTCCTTAGCTTTGTTTCCAACTGAATCTGTGAGGTTCTATCTTGCAGTTCAATGCGCTGTATGGCCTTTTCCTGAATGTATTGATAGGGAAATAGTCACTTATATTCATTTGCTAAGGCATTTTGTCAATGGAGTGTATCCTGTAAATACGGCATGGTCAGTAGGACTGGTATGGGGACATGGTGCTCTGAGCAACCAGTAACCTTGGGCCACGACCCAGTTCACCTGCTCTAACCTCGTTCTCTCGTCTCCCTTTCTCTGTGAGTGTCAATCTCTTTCTGATACGAGTGGCCCAAGCACCAGCTCAACAGTGGTCCACACATGCTCAAAGGCAAATAAGAATAAGATAAGGAGAAATGACCCGAGGATTCAGGATGCCGGGGCCTTAAGACATCATTCCGCCCTCCTCTGAATCTTTTGTTTGTTAAGAGTTCTGCCACATAATGGTAACTAAAAATAACAAAATGCCATTTTATGGCATCGTGTTAACCAAAAACTTAATGTCTAAAATGTGCTCGAAGGCATAAAGCTTTTGGTGGTGTTTGGACATTTGCCAgttgtgcttttgtttttaacAGAACTGTAATGGTAGATGAGTGTGCACTGTAATCCACTATCTGAGCTTCACTTTGATTGCAGAATGATGTAGGATGTATATCCTAAAAGAGCTAACCAGGGGTGTAGTCAGAGCTTGGAAGGAAAACAGTGTAGTTTTCTCTTTTAGATAAAGAGCATAGCAGAAGATGTTAATACTGCATGACCCAGGCACTGTTACAGTGTAACATATACCAAGTACATACTCTGTTCTGTCTTATATAAGCACAGGGTATCAATTTGTTGTTACAGTACTTAATGGTATAGTTACACTGTAACCATGTCTAGGTGATGTACAGTGTTACTGCGAAGGACGCAGAGCCCCAGCCTTGCACATGAGAGTTATGGGGCAATCTTTACAAGCAAAATTGTGGCTTACAGTCCCAAGACCGGACTGGGGTTGAAACCGAATTGACCCAGACCTCTGGAGcaaacagagggacagagatggTGCAATAGTTACAGCATCTTGTGTAGACGTATGCGTAGTCTTAACTGGGAAATGCACTTTATTTTTTTGATGAGAAATGGCACAAAGTTACTTATCTGCAAAATATTATAAAAATGATAATCAACATGCACTAATTAACTGAAACATTGTGTAAGACCTTGTGTGAACGTGGTGTATATTTTTCCAAGGTGTTAGTGGTATCTTTTTATTGCTTTGGTTAGTTTAATGAATTGAAAGATCTTGTTAATTTTGTATTAAAAGAATGTGCTGTGCATTAAAAATAAACGTGCCTGTGCTTGTTTATTCACTCTCCTGCACTGGTTGGCTCACTACCTCAGCCTcactgttgccatggagatctGCATCTCAGCTGTACTGTTTCCATAGAGACTAGAGTCCCCCTAGTCCCTCGTTTCCATGACGAGGCCCCAGTGGGCCTAGGACAGACGCCACACAGTATATTTTaatcatgttttttttattatcatgAGATCAGAATTCACATGTCCATTCCAACCCTGTTTCATTCCATCACCTCCCATACAGATATCTCTGTTCCAGGCCTGAATAATCGAGCACAGTGAAATCCAGTCAGACTGTTCAATCAATCACCTCAGGCCAGCTCACAGACTGTACATAGGTATATAGCAAGTGGCTTCAAACCTGCACATGTCCAAGCACAGCTATAATGATCTTAATGGCTCCTCTGACCATACTGCGATAATACTCCTGTTATGACGCACTACTCACTATACCCATATTGCCTATTCACAGATTTTTTGTTAAGAATCATTAGAAAAGCACAGAGCTGCTTCATAATAAAgggaaataataaaaataacagtTTAATATGTACTCATAATGCTGGACAGGCATCCTACCATGGGTTTATTCACATATGCTTTGTTCAGGGTGCCGAAAATACTGAAGTGTTAATGCAGATGAGTgatagtgttgggggggggcgcTGTCCTTCTGAGCACCGTCTAGTCAGACCAGTCGTTATCTTCCAACTCAGAGTCGTCCTCGGAGTCGCTGTATTCCACAGCGATGCGGCGAGACAAGATGGTGGCCACGTCGTTGCCCACCGGCTCCCGTTTGGCCTGCTGTTCCTGCTGCTCCTGAACCTTCTTCAGCTGAATGCCTGGGGggatgcaacacacacacacacacacacacaatgtagtGTTGACGTTTAAACGTATGTTCCTGTCTCTTCTGTTGCGGTCAATACACAGCAGCTGACACCAAGCAACAGAGACTAGTGTGACTAGCTGAACACTCAAATAGTTGAGTTACTCCTGCAGTCACGTCTGTTTGTATGGGAACATCTTACCCATGCGTATGGCAGCCAGCAGGTCACTACGAGCATCATTAGGGGGCGGAGCATCA
This window harbors:
- the gpr12 gene encoding G-protein coupled receptor 12; its protein translation is MSEVMPVTPSWLTPDPSWVSSGGGIPENATADAYPPVGLPPQPPVPPPADLLVNPWDIVLCTSGTLIACENALVVLVIWQNPALRAPMFLLIGSLALADLLAGLGLVLHFTFAYLLRSDSAQLLTVGLVVASFSASAFSLLAITIDRYLSLYYALTYNSERTAAFTYAMLVLLWGASLSLGLLPVTGVNCLSQEVTCSVVWPLTKNNVAVLSVSFLLLFGLMLQLYVQICKIVMRHAHQIAVQHHFLAATPHYVTTRKGVSTLAIILGTFAACWMPFTVYSLIADYTYPPLYTYATLVPATYNSVINPVIYAFRNQEIQKALWLVCCGCIPASVAQRARTPSDV